From the genome of Rhododendron vialii isolate Sample 1 chromosome 10a, ASM3025357v1:
TGAAGTGTGACTGCTTGGGATAATTAATTGCTGAAGAATTTATctcaattccaaaaaaaaaaaaaaatggaaatcaaAGCATCACTAAATGCAGTTTTCTTCAACTGAAAGGAGGCTCTCTGGCATTTCATCTTCGGGAAAATGACCGTCCAGGATgcattttgataattaatatccgtcacgGACAtaatgagaatatttgttaatattaaaattttaactttttaacaaatttattGTTTCAAACAAACACATGTAAGAAAatgcttttccttttcttttcctttgttttttttacgaTTTCCTCGAAAACTGTTTTCATGCAATTTCTTGACAACTGAATAGAGCCAATAGCATCTCCAATGCAATCTTCTTAAAACACATTTTTGCCTTCCAAAACATCTTTTTGaaatcaatttctagattttgaagaaaatttgtCTGAAAAGATTGTACATTCGTCCTATATATTTGAAGGATGAAAAAAAGGTCATATTCCTTATTTTAAggaattgacaaaaaaatattttgaaggatgagttttgagaaaattgagagaaaaaaaaccaaacaaagccttaacttcacgaataaaagaaacaaagcCTTATAATTTcggaaaaccctaaaccctaatctCTCTTCCTGCAAACCCAACAAAGATGGAAACTCTGTTCTTAACATATCtccaccctaaaccctaacatatctctctctctctctctctctctctctctctctctctctcgcgggATATGTGAAATTGTGAATCAACAAGTTACTGCGAAGATGCAAAATCTGTGCAGAAAGGTTTCGCTCTCACATTTCCGTTCAAGAACTCTCTTCTGTAAGCCCAACTACTCGCCCTTCCTCTGTTTCTTCACTTCTGTTTCGTCTCCTACTCACTCTCGCAcctcaaatccctccctctccaATTTCCTCATTGAAACCTTGGCATTCTCTGAACCACGAGCCGTTTCCATCTCCAAACGCTTTGCATCGAGAAAATCCCTAAAAAAGCCACACTCCGTGGTTCATTTACTCAGACAATTCGGCTTATCGGACGTCCAAATTCAATCTTCCGTTCAGCTCAACCCAAATATTCTCTTCTCCAAAGTAGAAAAGACTTTGAAGCCCAAGCTGCAGTTCTTTCAGGATCTGGGTCTCACTGGTCCTGAGTTGGGTAAGTTCATTTCGAAGAATTCTAGCGTTTTGAATGCTagtttggagaaaaaattgatgCCCTGCATTGATATGATCAAGAAAACCCTCGTAAACGATAAAAACAATCAGCATTTGATTCAGGTTCTGCAGAGGTACCGTCAGGTTGTCTCCAAACCTGAATCGATGAAACACAGCATTGCCTTCTTGGAGAGCTGCGGCATTGTTGGGTCCCAGCTCTCGACGCTTTTGAGGTGGCAACCTTGGCTTTTCTTTCAGAAAGAGCCGGCTCTTAGGGACCTCATTTCGCGAGTTTTAGATATGGGGTTTTCTGTTGATTCAAGGATGTTGGTTCATGCTGTGATCGCAGTTAGTTGCATAAGCGGTGAGAATTATAGTAGGAAGTTTGAAATGCTGAAGAGTTTTGGGTTCTCAATGGATGAATGCATGGATATGTTTAGGAGAGCTCCGAGAACATTTACGGTTTCCGAAGATCAGTTGAAGTTTAAGATTGATTTCTTCTTGAATCATATAAAGTTGGACAGGTGTGCATTAATCAGTTGGCCTATATGTTTGACGTACAGCATGGAGAAGAGAGTAATTCCTCGTTATAGAGTTTTACAGGTT
Proteins encoded in this window:
- the LOC131303947 gene encoding uncharacterized protein LOC131303947 is translated as MQNLCRKVSLSHFRSRTLFCKPNYSPFLCFFTSVSSPTHSRTSNPSLSNFLIETLAFSEPRAVSISKRFASRKSLKKPHSVVHLLRQFGLSDVQIQSSVQLNPNILFSKVEKTLKPKLQFFQDLGLTGPELGKFISKNSSVLNASLEKKLMPCIDMIKKTLVNDKNNQHLIQVLQRYRQVVSKPESMKHSIAFLESCGIVGSQLSTLLRWQPWLFFQKEPALRDLISRVLDMGFSVDSRMLVHAVIAVSCISGENYSRKFEMLKSFGFSMDECMDMFRRAPRTFTVSEDQLKFKIDFFLNHIKLDRLSSPRGCYRRGQVFLTYFVIQKRTF